The sequence TCGCGGGGTCCTCCGGGTCGAAGAGACAGACCTCGACCCTCTTCGCGTGCTCGCTGAAAACGGCGAAGTTGACACCCTGCCCATCGAACGTGGCGCCCAGGGGATACGGCTTCCCTGGAAGCACCTCGGCCCTCCTCATCCGGCGCTCCTCTCCAGCAGAATCACCGGGAACTCCGCCAGGAGCGGCCCCAGGGGCAACACCGCGCCACCCGGTCCACGCTCGGGCCGCACCTGACGGCCGGTGAACACATCGCGGAACATCATGCCCGCATATGCCTCCGGAAGGTCCAGGAACGTGCTGCCGTAAGCGCCCGCCAGCCCTTCGGGGGACTGCAGGGCGGACAGGGTGTAACGCGGCGCGCAGGCCACCAACACCGTGTCGCCGTGCTCGCGGGCGAAGGCCACCGCTGCTTTCGCCCGGGCGCCGGTCAGCTCGAGCGCCCGGTAGCCGCCCTTCCGGAAGAGGGCCGCCTGCCGCTGGCGCAGCCGCAGGGACTCCGTCAGGACGTAGAGCTTCACTTGGCCGTCATCGAGGTTCGCCGCCAGCCGTGCGCTCAGCGCGGCCCGGTCCTTCTCCGCCTCGGCGTCCAGCGTCTCCAGCAGCCGCGCGCGCAGCGCGAAGTCCACGGGCCGCCGGTTGTCCGGGTCCACCAGCGACAAGTCCCACAGCTCGCAGCCCTGGTAGGTGTCCACCACGCCAGGTGAGGCCATCTTCAGCAGCAGCTGCCCCAGTGCGTTGTACTGGCCCGCGCGCTCGATGGAGCGCTTGAAGTCCCGCACGTCCGCCAGGAAGGAGCCCGTCACCTTCGAGTCGAAGCAGGCGTCCACGTAGCGCGCCACCGCCTCGTCATAGGCGCTGTCGGGGTTGGTCCACGAGGTGCGGACCTTGGCCTCCTTGATGGCCTTGCCCATGTACTCGCGCACCCGGCGCTGGAAGTCCGCCAGTTCCTCCGCGGAGTGGGCGTCGCCCATGGGCCACGCCCCCACCACCGTCTGGAAGAAGAGGTACATGTCATTGGCCGTGGGCGCCGGACCGGACGGCAGCTGGGACACCGCCTTCTCCGTCTGGCGGGCCCACTTCTTCACCCGCTTGCGCCACTCCTCCGGCACCTCGGTCAGCACGTTGATGCGCGCGCGCACGTCCTCGCTGCGCTTGGTGTCATGGGTGCTGGAGGTGAGCTGGCTGGACGGCCACCGCTCCGCGCGCTCCTGGTTGCGCAGGTGGAAGGTGTTGGCGTGGACGCCGAAGCGCTCCGGCTCGCCGCCCACCTCGTTGAGGCTCACCAGCCGGTTGTAGATGTAGAAGACTGTGTCCTCCAGGCCCTTGGCCATGACAGGCCCCGTCACCTGTTGCAGCTTCATGGCGAAGCGCAGCATTTCCGCCCGCTCGCGCGCGTCCGCGTGCTCCGGGTAGCGGCGCAGGAGGATGTCGCGCAGGAAGTCGAAGATGGACGCGTTGGTGGTGGCGTTGCGCTCCTTGGCGCGCTGGATGGTCCACTCGATGTACTGCACGTCGCGCCCGTCCAGCTCCGGGCGCCAGCCGTCCACGTAGGTGCGGTAGACGGGGAACAGGGCGATGAACTCCACCAGCGCCCGCCGCAGCGAGTTGAGCGTGAAGTCGCGCGTGCGCCGGTTCATCTCCGAGATGCCGTTGAGCGCGTGCGCCAGCACGTTGATTTCGCTGGCCATGGACACGCGCATGATGAGCAGCTTCTTCTGGTAGACGAGCTCGGCGAAGTCCGCCTGCCCTCCCACGAAGCGCTCGTACGTCTCCGTCAGCGCCTTCTCCGCGTCCGGCTGGACGAACACGCCGCTCACCGCATTGGCGTAGCGGTACCCCGTGGTGCCGTGCACGGCCCAGGATTCGGGCATGCGCTCGCGGCCGCCCTGAATCTTCTCCACCACCACGTACAGCGCCTTGCGCAGCCGACTGTCCGGCTGCTGCGTCACCTCCGCGCGCCAGCGCTCGCGCAGCGTGGACTCCACCGCCGGCCAGCGCGTGTCATCCTCCGCATGCGTCTGGAGAAACAGCGCGTGGGCCCGCTCCACGAAGTACGCCTCCTGCAGGTCCAGGAAGTAGGCGGTCGGGTCGAAGAGGCCGTCCGGGTGGTCGATGCGCAGCCCCGTGACGAGCCCCTCGCGCAGCCAGCGGAAGATGAGCGCGTGCGCCTCCTGGAAGACATCCGGGTCCTCCTCGCGCAGCGCGGCCAGGCCGTTGATGTCGAAGAAGCGCCGGTAATTGATTTCCTCGCCCGCCACCCGCCAGTGCGCCAACCGATAGCTGCACGCCGCCAGCACCGAGTCCAGCAGGTCATATGAGCGCGGGTTGCCCGGCTCGCCATTGAAGACGCGGACGTTGTCCTCGATGTAGGCCAGCATCTCCGGGAACTCCGCCGTCACCGCGGCCAGCCGGCGCTTGATGACCTCCTTCTCCCGGTGGCGCTCCACCACCTTCGGCCGCTCCACCTCCGTGCGCGAGGGCAGGTAGTCGATGGCGGTGAGGATGGACAGGAACTCCAGCATGCCGGGGTGCTCCTCCCCCAGCCGCGACTCCAGCCGCTCCAGTCCATGGCGGAGGATGCGGGAGTACTGACGCGGCGCCACCGGCAGCAGGTGGTCGTAGTAATGGAGGAAGAAGGCGCCGTCGCGGAAGGACAGCTTCAGCTCCCCTCGCTCCAGGACGATGCCGTACTGGTCCCCCAGAATCGGCAGCAACACCCTGTCCCGCAGCTCCTCCTTCACCGGCGACCAGTCGATGTCGAAGAACTTCGCGTAGACGGAGGACGGGCCGTTCTCCAGCACGTCGAACCACAGACGGTTGTCCCGCTCGATGCCCATGTGGTTGGGCACCACGTCCAGCACCTGCCCCATGCCCTGCGCACGCAGCGCCGCGCAGAGCGCCGCGTGCGATTCGGGCGTCCCGACTTCGGGATTCAACTGTTGGTGGTCCACGCAGTCGTAGCCGTGCGTGCTTCCGGGGGTGGCCTTCAGATAGGGCGAGGCATAAAGGTCACTCACCCCCAGGCGGGCCAGGTACGGCACCACCTGCCGCGCGTCCTCGAAGGTGAAGCCCTGATGGAACTGCACTCGGTACGTGGACAGGGGCGTGTGCGGACGCGCATCCAGCTCCGCCTGGACGCGTGCGTAGAGCCCTTCGGCCAGGGCCTCCGCCGTCATCGTGGCGCCACCCGCCCCATTCGAGGCGGACCCCTCTTCTTCCAAGGCGTCGAGCAACATGTGGCGCAGAGGTAGGCCGCCCGCCCGCCGACCGCCAGCACGCAGAAACGCGTCCGCCCTCTATCCAACGCTCCGCGCCGACACGCCAACCCCTGGAAATGCAAAGGGCCCGCCGCTTGTCGCGGCGAGCCCCGAGTACGGCCACCGGGAGGCCCCGGCCAATGCTCAGCTCAGCTGCTTGTTCACCAGCGCCGTCATCTCGAACATGGTGACGCTCTTCTTGCCACCAAAGATGGGCTTGAGCTTGTCGTCGGCGTTGATCTGCCGCTTGTTCTTCGCGTCCTGCAGGCCCTGCTTCTTGATGTAGGCCCAGAGCTTCTTGACAACCTCGGTGCGCGGCAGCGGCTTCGCGCCGACGATCTCAGCGAGCGCGGCAGACGGCGTCATCTCCTTCATGAACGACGCGTTCGGCGTGCGCTTCTTCGCAGCGGGAGCCTTCTTCGCGGCGGGAGCCTTCTTCGCAGCAGCTTTCTTGGCGGCCATTCGTCTTGAGTCTCCTCCCCTCCGAAGGGGACGTTGTACGGCTTTGCTTATGTGAAGCGAGAGCCGTTGCGGCGTAGAAGTAGCACGCCCAAGCCCGAAAAACAGCCCTCTCCTGCGTTTTTCCCTCTGAGCGCCCCTCTACGAACGCGGCTGGAGCCCGAGAATCAGCCTCCGGAGCGCTCGGCACCCTCGCGCGCCTTCACTTCGGAACGCGTCCGGAGCCCGAAAATCAGCCTCCGGAACGCTATCTTCCCTCGGGAAACCCCTTAACGGCGTGGATCACTCCCGGAAGCGGCCGCCGGATTCTCCTTGCGGTCGTGGTGTGTTTTTTTGGATGAAACCCCAACATGAGAGCCCTCATCACCGGTGCAGGCGGCTTCCTGGGAATGTGGTTGGCCAAGGCCCTGGCCGCGCGGGGAGACAGCGTCACATGCCTGTTGCGCCCGGGAGGAGATGCCTCGGGGCTCGCGGGGTTGACCTACACGCGGGTGGAGGGCGACGTGACGGTGCCCTCCACGCTCTCAGCCGCGGTGACGGGCCAGGACGTCGTCTTCCACCTGGCGGGCGCTCGCCGCGGCGCGACACGCGACGACTTCATGCGCGTCAACGCGGAGGGCACCCGCCACCTGTGCGAGGCCATGGTGGCCGCGGGCCACCGCCCCCGGCTGGTGCTCACCGGCTCGCTGGCCGCCTGCGGTCCGTCCACGCCCACCCGGCCGCATGTGGAGGAAGACGCCTTCCACCCCCACGAATGGTATGGGGAGAGCAAGGCGGAGGCGGAGCGCATCGCCTTCTCCTATGGAGACCGGCTGCCCGTCACGGTGTCCCGGCCGCCGCGCATCCTGGGGCCCGGGGACCGGGAGAACCTCCCCTTCTTCAAGATGGCTCAGCGCGGCATCCGGCTGGAGCTGTCCGGCGGCCCTCGCCCGTTGACCATGGTGGATGTGGAGGACGTGGTGGACATCCTCTTGTTGCAGGCCACCCACCCGGCGGCCATTGGTGAGGCCTTCTTCTGCGCGGGCCCCGGCGAGCCCCTGTCCTTGGAGAAGGTGCAGGACCTGGGCGCGCAGGTCCTGGGCCTGACGCCCCGCACGGTGCGCGTGTCCCCCGCGCTGCTGCGGGCCATGGCCACGGCGGCGGACGGCGTGTCCCAGCTGACGGGCCGCAAGCTGCCCCTGAGCCGGAAGATGGCGAAGCAGCTGTTGGCGCCCGCCTGGACGTGCTCCGGAGCCAAGGCCGAGCGGCTGCTCGGCTTTCACCCCCAGCGCGACCTGGCGGACTCCATCCGTCGCAGCGTGCAGTGGTACCGGGAGCAGGGCTGGCTGTAGCCCCTTCTCCCCCCGAGCCGCCGGGAGGCACGCCAAACTCCCGGCATCATTGACCTCCCCCCCCTCGAAGTGTCAGGAAGCCCGCAGCCCCATGTCCTCGAAAGCTGCCTTCTTCGATGTCGACGGGACGCTCGTGAAGACGAACGTCGTCCACGTCTACGCGTACTACGCGATGAACCGCGGCTCCGTCCTGGGCATCGCGGGGCGGACCCTGAGCACCGCCCTCAGCGTGCCGCTCTTCGGTGTCATGGACGCGGTGGACCGCAAGACGTTCAACGAGTTCTTCTACCGCTACTATGCGGGCCTGAGCGAAGACCGCCTGGTCACCATCGCCGAGGACATGTTCGAGGACGTGCTTCAGCCCGCCCTCTTCGAGCAGACGCAGGACCTCATCGACCAGGCCCGCCGCAGCGGCTGCAAGATTGTCCTCGTCACGGGCGCGCTGGACTTCACCATGCGCCCGCTGGCGCGCCACCTGGGCGCCGACGACATGATCGCCAACAAGATGCAGTTCGTGGGCGGCAAGGCGACCGGCAAGGTGATTCCGCCCATCATCGAAGGCGCGAACAAGGCGAACGCCATCCGCGCCTACTGCACCAAGGAGGGCCTGTCGCTGGACAAGTGCCACGGCTACTCCGACAGCGCCTCTGACTACGCGATGCTCGCGGTGGTGGGCCGTCCCACCGCGGTGAACCCGGACCTGCGGCTGCGCTCCATCGCGCGCGCCTACAACTGGCCCATCCTCGACCTCAAGTAAGAGCCCCCACGCCATGCGCCCGTTCAAGACGCTCCAGAAGCTGTACGACGAGGAAAGCCAGGTCGTCATCACCGAGAAGGGCAGCCCCCCGCGCGTGCTGTTCCACGGTGAGAACTTCCTGCAGGAAGACCTTCCGGTCGGCACGCGCGTCATCTTCCCGCGCCCGCCCCTGGCCGGCGTGCCCAACGTCAAGGCCGCCATCCGCTACGCCATCAACAACCCGGAGGGCATGGAGCCGCTGCACGCGCTCCTCAAGCCGGGCATGCGCCTGACGTGCGTCATCGACGACATCAGCGTGCCGCTGCCGCCCATGGTCACGCCGGACGTGCGGCAGACCATCCTGGAAATCGTCCTGGAGCTGGCCGCCGA is a genomic window of Myxococcus virescens containing:
- the treY gene encoding malto-oligosyltrehalose synthase encodes the protein MLLDALEEEGSASNGAGGATMTAEALAEGLYARVQAELDARPHTPLSTYRVQFHQGFTFEDARQVVPYLARLGVSDLYASPYLKATPGSTHGYDCVDHQQLNPEVGTPESHAALCAALRAQGMGQVLDVVPNHMGIERDNRLWFDVLENGPSSVYAKFFDIDWSPVKEELRDRVLLPILGDQYGIVLERGELKLSFRDGAFFLHYYDHLLPVAPRQYSRILRHGLERLESRLGEEHPGMLEFLSILTAIDYLPSRTEVERPKVVERHREKEVIKRRLAAVTAEFPEMLAYIEDNVRVFNGEPGNPRSYDLLDSVLAACSYRLAHWRVAGEEINYRRFFDINGLAALREEDPDVFQEAHALIFRWLREGLVTGLRIDHPDGLFDPTAYFLDLQEAYFVERAHALFLQTHAEDDTRWPAVESTLRERWRAEVTQQPDSRLRKALYVVVEKIQGGRERMPESWAVHGTTGYRYANAVSGVFVQPDAEKALTETYERFVGGQADFAELVYQKKLLIMRVSMASEINVLAHALNGISEMNRRTRDFTLNSLRRALVEFIALFPVYRTYVDGWRPELDGRDVQYIEWTIQRAKERNATTNASIFDFLRDILLRRYPEHADARERAEMLRFAMKLQQVTGPVMAKGLEDTVFYIYNRLVSLNEVGGEPERFGVHANTFHLRNQERAERWPSSQLTSSTHDTKRSEDVRARINVLTEVPEEWRKRVKKWARQTEKAVSQLPSGPAPTANDMYLFFQTVVGAWPMGDAHSAEELADFQRRVREYMGKAIKEAKVRTSWTNPDSAYDEAVARYVDACFDSKVTGSFLADVRDFKRSIERAGQYNALGQLLLKMASPGVVDTYQGCELWDLSLVDPDNRRPVDFALRARLLETLDAEAEKDRAALSARLAANLDDGQVKLYVLTESLRLRQRQAALFRKGGYRALELTGARAKAAVAFAREHGDTVLVACAPRYTLSALQSPEGLAGAYGSTFLDLPEAYAGMMFRDVFTGRQVRPERGPGGAVLPLGPLLAEFPVILLERSAG
- a CDS encoding SWIB/MDM2 domain-containing protein, with the protein product MAAKKAAAKKAPAAKKAPAAKKRTPNASFMKEMTPSAALAEIVGAKPLPRTEVVKKLWAYIKKQGLQDAKNKRQINADDKLKPIFGGKKSVTMFEMTALVNKQLS
- a CDS encoding NAD-dependent epimerase/dehydratase family protein, with the protein product MRALITGAGGFLGMWLAKALAARGDSVTCLLRPGGDASGLAGLTYTRVEGDVTVPSTLSAAVTGQDVVFHLAGARRGATRDDFMRVNAEGTRHLCEAMVAAGHRPRLVLTGSLAACGPSTPTRPHVEEDAFHPHEWYGESKAEAERIAFSYGDRLPVTVSRPPRILGPGDRENLPFFKMAQRGIRLELSGGPRPLTMVDVEDVVDILLLQATHPAAIGEAFFCAGPGEPLSLEKVQDLGAQVLGLTPRTVRVSPALLRAMATAADGVSQLTGRKLPLSRKMAKQLLAPAWTCSGAKAERLLGFHPQRDLADSIRRSVQWYREQGWL
- a CDS encoding HAD family hydrolase codes for the protein MSSKAAFFDVDGTLVKTNVVHVYAYYAMNRGSVLGIAGRTLSTALSVPLFGVMDAVDRKTFNEFFYRYYAGLSEDRLVTIAEDMFEDVLQPALFEQTQDLIDQARRSGCKIVLVTGALDFTMRPLARHLGADDMIANKMQFVGGKATGKVIPPIIEGANKANAIRAYCTKEGLSLDKCHGYSDSASDYAMLAVVGRPTAVNPDLRLRSIARAYNWPILDLK